Within the Verrucomicrobiia bacterium genome, the region AGCAATTAGAGACCCTGAAATTTTCCAATAGCTGTTGACACGTTGAATTTCACAAAGTTATGAAAGATGCTTCGCGCTTGCGAAGCGCCCGGTCAACGGCACGAATTTAAGCGAAATCGAAACATGCAGCACACAACGCAGACCGCACCGCACGAGACATCGCACGAGCACCATCATGAGGATTTGGGCTTTTGGCGGACATATGTCTTCTCGACGGATCACAAGATCATCGGCATCCAATACGCCGTCACGTCCTTGGCGTTCCTTTTCTTTGGCTTCTGCCTCATGCTCGCCATGCGCTGGCAGATCGCCTATCCGGGCCAGGAGATTCCGGTTGTCGGCAAGATGCTGGAAGCGATCTTGGGTGATACGGCCAAGGGTGGTATCATGTCGCCGGACCTCTATAACGTGTTCGGTGCGATGCACGGCACCATCATGGTGTTCTTGGCGGTTGTGCCGCTGGCGTTCGCCGGTTTCGGCAACTACGTCGTCCCACTGCAGATCGGTGCGATCGACATGGCCTTCCCTCGCATCAATATGGCCAGCTATTGGTCATTCTTCTTGGGTTGCGTCATCATGTTCTTCAGCTTCTTCATCCCGGGTGGTGCGGCGCAAGGCGGCTGGACTTCTTATTCGCCTTTGGCCACGACCATCCCGACGGACGGTCAGACCTACTGGTTGATCGGCATGGTGCTCTTGATCACGTCCTCACTTTTGGGCTCTGTGAACTTCATCGCCACCATCATCCAATTGCGTGCTCCAGGTATGACTTGGATGAGAATGCCGTTCTTTGTTTGGGCGCAGTTTGTAACGGCCTTCCTGCTCCTGCTGGCATTCCCTCCGCTGGAAGCCGCCGGCATCATGCAGCTCATGGACAAGGTGTTTCACACCAGCTTCTTCCTTCCGACCGGCTTGATGGTAGGTGGTCAGGTGGCTGATATCAGCGGTGGCGGCAGTCCGTTGCTCTGGCAGCACCTGTTCTGGTTCTTGGCGCATCCTGAGGTGTACGTGCTCATTCTCCCGGCGATTGGTATCGTGGGTGAGATCGTGGCGAACAACACCCGTAAATCCATCTGGGGTTATCGCTCGCTGGTTTACTCCGTGCTGGCGATCGGCTTCATCGCCTTCATCGTGTGGGCGCACCATATGTATCTGACAGGCATGGGCACCAAGATCAGTGCCTTCTTCCAGACGACGACGATGATCATCTCGATTCCATCCGTCATCATCCTGACGTGTTTGTTCATCAGCTTGTGGGGTGGTTCCATCCGCTTCAATACGCCGATGCTCTTCGCGCTGGCGTTCCTGCCGATGTTCGGTTTGGGCGGTCTGACGGGGCTGCCGCTCGGCTTCAGCTTCGCTGACTTGCACCTGCATGACACTTACTACGTCATCGCGCACTTCCACTACATCGTGGCACCGGGAACGATCTTCGCGTTGTTCGCAGGTGTGTATTACTGGTATCCCAAAGCGACCGGCCGCAAGATGAACGAGTTCTGGGGTAAAGTTCACTTCTGGGTGTCCTTCATCGCCATGAATCTAATTTTCCAACCGATGTTCGCCCAAGGCATGGCGGGTATGCATCGCCGTATGTATGACGGTGGTGCGACCTATGCAGGTGTATTGGATCCTGAATCCGGTGAAGTGGTTGGTTTGAACAGTTTCATCATCAGCCTGAACAAGGGAATCACTCACGCGGCTTTCCTGATGGCGGTTGCGCAGTTGCCGTTCATCATCAATTTCTTCTACAGCATGTTCAAGGGTGAGAAGGTGGATGACAATCCGTGGAAGGCCACGACGCTGGAATGGCAGACGCCAACGCCGCCGCCGCATGGCAACTTCACCAAGGAGATCGTGGTTTATCGCGGACCTTACGATTACAGCCTGCCGGGGGCGAAGGATGATTACACCCCGCAGACTGAGCCTAACCACAAATAGCCGGTAAACGAACGAAGACTTAACGCACATTTAAGGTCAAACATGGACGTCCCATACACAACAAAACCCCGGCCCGATACAGGCTTGTATAATGCCAAACTGGGCATCTGGCTGTTTCTGGCTTCCGAAGTGATGCTCTTCGGTGCGCTGTTCTCCTCCTATATCCTGCTGCGGGTGAATGCGCTGGAAGGCACCTGGCCACACGGCTTGCTGAACATCCCCATCGGCACATTCAACACGTTTGTGCTGATCTCTTCATCTGTAACTGTCGTGATGGCGTGGGCTTCGTTGAAGCTGGGCCAGTTCAACCGGTTCAAGATGTACATGGGCATAACGATCTTATGCGCTCTGGCGTTCATGGTCATCAAGTCCATTGAGTACAAAGACAAGTTCACGCATTACGAAGTTTGGTTCAATGATCCGGCCAAGCCCTCCATCCGTGGCCACATCGAAGTGCCTGGAATTGAAGGCAATCCTTGGTTCATGACGCACAAGAAGCTGGCCGACAAAAAGATCGAGAGCATCAAGATCCATCCGGATCCGAAGCCCAAGCTGGCGTCTGCCAAACAGGAACATGGCGGAGCAGAAGCGCATGATGGGCATGAGCATGGTGATCATCCGCCCGTGCAGGAGATCAAGACATCAGAGATCAAACGTCTCTCCGCATTCGTTCCGGCGCACAGCACCTATTTCGCGATTTACTTCACATTGACGGCTCTTCACGCCTTGCATGTGATGGGCGGCGCAGCGGTGATGTTCTACCTCTGGGGCCCGGGTGCCAAGATGTGGAAGACGGATCCGGAACGTTTCACGAATCGTATCGAAGTCTCCGGCCTGTTCTGGCACTTCGTTGACCTGGTCTGGATCTTCCTGTTCCCGGTCCTGTATCTCCTGTGATTTGAAAGATATTTAATATGGGTGACGCACATTCCAAAGAAGACATCAAAAAGCATATCAAGACCTACATCGCGATCTTTGTCGCGTTGTTGATTGGCACGGTCGTAACCGTGCTCGCATCCTTGATCGATCTGGGACATGCTTTTAACATCGCTCTGGCACTTCTGATCGCCTCGGTGAAGGCGTTTCTGGTGGCAGGTTTCTTCATGCATCTCCTTTCGGAGAAGAAGACCATCTATGCTATCTTGGTTTGCACAGTCGTATTCTTCACCGGGTTGATGGCACTGACGATCATGGCGCACTATGATGTGCCCGTGCTGATCAAATAATTTATGTCACTGAAAGCATTCCATGTGGTGTTTGTGACAGCGTCGATTTTGCTGAGCCTCGGCTTCGGCGGATGGGCGTTGAACGGTTACTTTCAGGAAGGTGGAAACCTAAATCTCGGCTTGGGTGTCGGGGCGATGGTTTTGGCCGTGGGCTTGGGCGTCTACGGACGTTACTTCCTGAAGAAACTCAAACACATCAGCTATCTCTAATACGATGCGATTGGTAAAGCGCCTGGCCTTGGCTTTGATCGTGCTCGTGGTGAGCGTGTTGCCTCAGCAACTGCTCGCCTGCGCAGTCTGCTTTGGCGATAAGAATTCCCAGCAAGGCAAGGCTGCCGATGCCGGGGTTTTGACGCTTTTGCTCATCATCATGGCGGTGCTGGTCGCGATCGCCATATTCTTCATCTACATCATTCGCCGCGCCTCCCGGCTGGAGCAGCAAAACCTGCCGGGCACAGTCAGCTCTTTCTCCCAATAACCGATTTTGACCATGACAGAACTCGTTGCCTCCATCAAGAAACTGCTCTTCATGCCGGTGCTCGCTTCGGAGCACGGTAAAGACGTGGATAGTTTCATCATCTATGTGCACCTTCTGATGGGTGTGCTGTTCATCGGCTGGTTCAGCTATTTCCTCTACACGCTGTTCCGATTCTCAGCCAAGCGCAACCCGAAGGCTGATCACCACGGTGTGAAATCCCACATCTCCAGCTATCTGGAAGTGGTGGTGGCACTCGTTGAGGTGGCTTTGCTCGTGGGTTTCGCGATTCCGCTGTGGGCCAAGGTGGTGGATGAGTTCCCGAAAGAAAGCGAATCCACGGTCATCCGTATCACGGCTCAGCAATTCGCTTGGAATTCCCGTTATCCGGGCAAGGACGGCGTGTTCGGCAAGCAGGACATCAAACTGGTGAGTGGCAGCAATGTGATGGGTTACGACCCGAATGACGCTGCTGGCAAGGACGATGTGGTGCCGCCTTTGAATGACATTAATGTGCCAGTGAACAAGCCGGTCATCATCCAGCTTACATCGCTGGATGTGATCCACTCCTTGTCCATCCATCCGTTCCGTATCTGCCAGGATGCGATTCCGGGGCAATCTATTCCGATCCATTTCTTCCCGAACAAGGAAGGCCGGTTCATGATCACCTGCGCTCAATTGTGCGGAAATTCTCACTACTTCATGCGTGGTTACTTTACCGTGTTGAGCCAGGCGAATTACGACAAATGGATGGCTGAGAAATCGGCCAGTGGTGGCGGAGCTGCTGCGGGCGGCTTTGAGTAAGCAACTTTGCAGTTTAACTGAGACTTACGCTTCGGCGGCCTACAAGCCGCCGAACGCATTTAAGAGAAATGAAGCAAGGCATACGACCAATCCAGTTCGTGGTATGGAGCGGCCTTGCTCTTATCATTTTGGTCATTATCGCGGCATTCATCGCTGAACAACGTGGCAAGACCAAGCAGACGGCGTCATCGTTTCCGAATTATGGAGATGTGACACCTTTCTCGGTCACCAACCAGTTTGGCAATGTGGTGACCAAGGAAAGCCTCAAGGGCAAGCTCTGGGTGGCCAACATCATCTTCACCCGTTGCCCGGGTCCTTGCGCAGAGATGACTCGGCAGATGGCGGAACTGCAGAAGGTGATTCCGGCAGATTGGCCGGTGCAATTCATCTCATTGACCACTGATCCTGAATTTGATTCACCACCCGTGATGGCCAAGTATGCCGATAAATTCGGAGCTGATCAGAAACGCTGGTGGTTTCTGACGGGCACCAAGAAAGACATGGTCACGCTCGCTGTTGGCGGGTTGAAACTTACCACCATTGAAAAACCGGAAGGCCAACGCGACATCCCGGAAGACTTGTTCATCCACAGTTCCATCTCGGTTCTCGTAGACGGGCAGGGGCGCGTGCGTAAGACATTGGAAGTGCTGCCGCCGGATTCTGAAGAAGGAGAAGAACAGGCTACGGTCTACAAGCAAGAGAGCGTCAAGCGGATGAAAGAGACGATCGAGCAGTTGCTCAAGGAAGGGACAACGAAATGAGTATTTCAGATTTACCGGCCATTAATGCTTCTTTGAACGGACTGTGCACCATTCTTCTCATCGCCGGTTTTGTCCTCATCAAAC harbors:
- a CDS encoding cytochrome c oxidase subunit 3, whose translation is MDVPYTTKPRPDTGLYNAKLGIWLFLASEVMLFGALFSSYILLRVNALEGTWPHGLLNIPIGTFNTFVLISSSVTVVMAWASLKLGQFNRFKMYMGITILCALAFMVIKSIEYKDKFTHYEVWFNDPAKPSIRGHIEVPGIEGNPWFMTHKKLADKKIESIKIHPDPKPKLASAKQEHGGAEAHDGHEHGDHPPVQEIKTSEIKRLSAFVPAHSTYFAIYFTLTALHALHVMGGAAVMFYLWGPGAKMWKTDPERFTNRIEVSGLFWHFVDLVWIFLFPVLYLL
- a CDS encoding cytochrome C oxidase subunit IV family protein encodes the protein MGDAHSKEDIKKHIKTYIAIFVALLIGTVVTVLASLIDLGHAFNIALALLIASVKAFLVAGFFMHLLSEKKTIYAILVCTVVFFTGLMALTIMAHYDVPVLIK
- a CDS encoding cbb3-type cytochrome c oxidase subunit I; protein product: MQHTTQTAPHETSHEHHHEDLGFWRTYVFSTDHKIIGIQYAVTSLAFLFFGFCLMLAMRWQIAYPGQEIPVVGKMLEAILGDTAKGGIMSPDLYNVFGAMHGTIMVFLAVVPLAFAGFGNYVVPLQIGAIDMAFPRINMASYWSFFLGCVIMFFSFFIPGGAAQGGWTSYSPLATTIPTDGQTYWLIGMVLLITSSLLGSVNFIATIIQLRAPGMTWMRMPFFVWAQFVTAFLLLLAFPPLEAAGIMQLMDKVFHTSFFLPTGLMVGGQVADISGGGSPLLWQHLFWFLAHPEVYVLILPAIGIVGEIVANNTRKSIWGYRSLVYSVLAIGFIAFIVWAHHMYLTGMGTKISAFFQTTTMIISIPSVIILTCLFISLWGGSIRFNTPMLFALAFLPMFGLGGLTGLPLGFSFADLHLHDTYYVIAHFHYIVAPGTIFALFAGVYYWYPKATGRKMNEFWGKVHFWVSFIAMNLIFQPMFAQGMAGMHRRMYDGGATYAGVLDPESGEVVGLNSFIISLNKGITHAAFLMAVAQLPFIINFFYSMFKGEKVDDNPWKATTLEWQTPTPPPHGNFTKEIVVYRGPYDYSLPGAKDDYTPQTEPNHK
- a CDS encoding SCO family protein — its product is MKQGIRPIQFVVWSGLALIILVIIAAFIAEQRGKTKQTASSFPNYGDVTPFSVTNQFGNVVTKESLKGKLWVANIIFTRCPGPCAEMTRQMAELQKVIPADWPVQFISLTTDPEFDSPPVMAKYADKFGADQKRWWFLTGTKKDMVTLAVGGLKLTTIEKPEGQRDIPEDLFIHSSISVLVDGQGRVRKTLEVLPPDSEEGEEQATVYKQESVKRMKETIEQLLKEGTTK